The following nucleotide sequence is from Salinispirillum sp. LH 10-3-1.
CCATCTTGGTTCCCGTAGCGAAATAACACTTATTGCTTTACTTGCGTTTGTTTTTATTCAGTCAATAGTCAGCAGCACTCTTGTCATCGCCATCACTTCGATGATCCCAAAACTATTCAGCAAGGGCAAGCTTCGTTTGACGTATGCTGCCTACTCCTTTATAAGCGGCAGCGCAATGACATTTTCGCCAGCCATAGCTGGCATTTTTTATGGCAGCATTGAGCTTAAGGAAACGTTCACCACTCTATTTTTATTCACTTTATTATTCTTGTTATTTACTATCCTGTATATGCCTAAAGCCAATAACGAGAGAAAAAAATATTCTACAAAATTACTGTACTATTTTAACGAACTAATGACCAGTGGCCTGTACCGGCTGTCATTTTACTATCTGGTCTTAAACACGTTAAATGGCGTTACCATTATATTAATCCCCCTGTATATTATTAAGCTAATGAATAATGATCATATTGCTCTTGCACTAGTTAGTAGCGCCATAGCTTTTTCGAGCCTGATCGGCATAGCTTTCTCGGCTAAATCGTTTCCTGTTAGCAACCACAAAGTCATAGCCTTAACAACAATAGCGGGCGCCATACTGGGAAGAATATTTTTGCCTTTGGCCAGTGAGGTAATAATTATATGTTTATTGGTTGCTTTTCGGAGCATCGCTCTGGAAGTGGGAAATATGGCCAATCAAATGGAGTGGATCGAGCATACAAATACCGATAATCGGGCAGGAATGCTGGGTTTAAGGCGGCTTTTTGGGCAAGGATTATTCCCCATAGCGTCTCTCGCCTTATCATTAACACTTGTTGTTGGGGGTTATGACCTTGAGCTGGGTACTATTAGCAAGATATTCATAGTATCAGGCGTGTTAGAGCTATGCGTTTCTATATACTTTTTAAAGGTGATCAAAGATTCAGGTACTTATGAAGCCAGCACAAGCGTTGATGAACGGGAGGCAGCCTGAAGGAGCAATAGGACTACTGCCGCTCGATGACCACGCGACCGGGCTTAACCACTTGACGGCGCACGCCGCGCAATGGGGCGATCATGAACAGGTCGCCATTGCTGCCGGTGAGCTGACGCGGTACGCCACTTGCTTTGGCTACGGCGGCATTGGCTTTCATGTGTTGCGCTTCGCCATGTACTGGAATGGCGAGATGCGGCTTCACCCATTCGTACATCACACTGAGTTCGTCTTGTGCGGGATGCCCGGACGCATGAATGGGGTGCTCGGCGGTTTCTGAAGCGATGACCTCAACACCCAGTATTTCCAGGCGTTTCACCAAGCGTTGAATGTCTTGTTCATTACCGGGAATGACTTTGCTGCTGAAGATCACCCGATCACCGATGTCGAGCGTCATATCCGGATGGTTGTTTAAGGCCAAGCGCGACAAGGCTGCGCGTGGTTCACCTTGGCTTCCCGTGGCGATGACCAGCGTTTTATCACGCGGTAAATAACCCATGTCGCGGCTGCGCACCAACACCGAGTCGTCGTCCCACAGCCCTACGCTGCGCGCCGCGCCCAGCATGTTATGCAGCGACCGGCCCAGTAAAACCACGGAGCGTTCGGTGGCGCGAGCAACGTGCAGCAACGTTAACAGACGCGCCAAGTTGCTGGCAAAACAGGCGACAATCACCCGCCCCGGCGCACTGGCCACGTAGTGCTGTATCCCTGCGTGAAGGTCACCTTCCGACGCCGACCAACCGGGCAGAGTGGCGTTGGTGGAGTCGCACACCATGGCGTCGATGCCTTCAGCGGCCAAGGCGCGGTAGGGCGCAGCATCGAAGGGTTCACCCAGCACTGGGTTGTGGTCAATTTTCCAATCGGCGGTGTGAAAGACGGTGCCGGCGGGGGTACGAATAAGGATGCCACTGGGCTCGGGAATGCTGTGCGTTAAGTTGAGCCATTCGATGTTGAACACGCCAACTTGATGACGCCCGCCTAGCTCAATAATGTGCACCGGCACGCGTCCGGCCAAGCCCACTTCGCTGAGTTTGCGACGCAGTATTTCGGCGGTAAAAGGAGTGGCGTACACCGGGCAACGCAGCCGATCCCACAAGTACGGCACGGCACCGATGTGGTCTTCGTGCGCGTGGGTGATGATCATGCCCGCGATCTGGTCATTGCGGTCGGCGATGAACTTAGGGTCGGCGGCTTCAATGCGGGTTTCTAGGCCAGACGCGGGGTCGAGGATCGACGGTCGCTCGAATGTGACGCCGCAGTCGACGATCAGCCATTGCCCATCATGGCCGTACAGATTGAAGTTCATGCCAATCTCGCCGCAGCCGCCGAGCGGTAGGAACCAAAGGTCTGAGCTGCGCGGTGTCATAATTCTCCAAATTTGCTAGCGCGTTGGTGGAGCATTTGGGCAGTTGGTTAGCCTAGAGGGTGGAGGGCGGCGTTTGCGCACAGGACGTGCGCAACCGAGCCTACAGGGACAAATTCGTATGGAACGAATTTGCACGACCACCGGGAGCCCGTAAGGTCAGACACACGGATGTGTCTGATACGTATTTACGGCGTCCGACCGAAACCCTCTAGGCTAACCAACTGCCCAAATGGACTACAGAATTACGCCTAGCGATGATACTGCGGGCCTAATTCAACCACCGCTTCAATGAAGGCTTTGGCGTGTTCCGGGTCAACCCCCGGTGTAATGCCGTGACCTAGATTAAACACATGGCCCGTGCCATTGCCATAGCTGGCCAAAATGCGGGCGACTTCGGCGCGAATCTGTTCCGGTTTGGCGTACAGCACTGCGGGGTCCATATTGCCTTGCAGGGCCACACGGTCGCCGACGCGCGCGCGTGCTTGCCCCAAGTCTGTCGTCCAATCGAGGCCTAACGCGTCAGCGCCGGTATCGGCCATGGCTTCAAGCCACTGGCCGCCGCCTTTGGTGAACAAAATGACCGGAACAGTGCGCCCGTCGTATTCACGGATAAGTCCGTTCACGATGCGCTGCATATAGGCCAAGCTGAACTCTAAATAGGCGTTGTGTGCCAGTGCACCGCCCCACGAATCAAAGATTTGTACGGCTTGCGCGCCAGCGCGGATCTGCGCGTTCAGGTAGTCGGTCACGGCGTCGGCCAGTTTCGCCAACAGGGCGTGCAAAGTCTCTGGCTCGTTGTACAGCATGGCCTTGGCGTTTTGGTAATCTTTACTGGAGCCGCCTTCGATCATGTAGGTAGCCAGTGTCCACGGGCTGCCGGAGAAGCCGATCAAGGGCACTTTGCCATTCAACTCTTGGCGAATGGTGCTGACGGCACGCATCACGTAATCCAGGTCAACGTCCGCTTTCAAGGTCGGCAGTGCATCCACCGTAGCGCGATCGCGCACCACGTGTTTGAACTTGGGGCCTTCGCCGGTTTCGAAATACAAACCTAAGCCCATCGCATCGGGGATGGTCAAAATATCACTGAACAGAATGGCTGCATCCAACGGGTAGCGACGCAACGGCTGCATGGTTACTTCGCACGCCAGTTCGTGGTTCTTGCACAGGCTCATAAAATCGCCCGCTTGCGCACGAGTAGCACGATACTCAGGCAGATAGCGCCCGGCTTGGCGCATCATCCAAATGGGTGTGCGGTCAACGGGTTGGCGCAAAAGGGCGCGCAGGAAACGGTCGTTTTGGAGTTCCGCCATAGGTGCTGTTCCTAAATGAAGCCTGAATTTGAATGCCGCGCAGTGTACCATGAGTGCACGCGTTGGTCTGTATGAGCACGACATGAACTACCTTGCCCACCTGTATTTTTCTGATCTCACGCCCGACAGCTGTGTGGGGCAGTTGCTGCCCGATTGCATGCCGCCGCGCGCTCTGCCTGAGCATATAAACCCCGAGCTGGCGTTGCACATACGACTGCATCAGTTTATCGACCGTTTTACTGACCAACACGACGAAGTGATCGCGCTGCGCCAGCGTTTCGAGCCACCCTACCGGCGCTTTGCCGGGGTGTTGATTGATGTATTTTTTGACCATGTGCTGGCGCGCGATTGGTCAGACTGGCATCACGAGCCCATCGAAGCATTTTCAACCCAAGTGTACACCGCGCTAGAGCAATACCAAGGCCCGGAAAATGAGCGTTTACAGGCGCTGCGCCTTGCCCTGATTACCCATCGCTGGCTGCCCGGCTACGCCTATCCGCTGGGCATGCAGCGCGCGCTCGAAGGACTAAACCGCCGCAGCCGATTCGATACACCACTGGCGCAAGCCCACACCCTATTGCCCGAGCTGTATCCAGAACTGGCCGAACGCTTTAGCCGCTTCTTTCCTGCCTTATGTGAAGCGGTGCACACCGAGCGTAGCAAGCTAAGCTGACACTGGCGCGCCGCACTTACCTTTTCTATAGTGTGGGAATCCAGACTGCCGAGATGGAACCCTGCGCATGAATGACGAGCACCCACCCAACAACAGCGATGACGGCGTTGCCCCAGGCAGCGCCAACTTTGTGGCTCGCATCTCGCACGAACTGCGCTCACCAATGAACGCCATCTTAGGGTTTTCTGAACTGCTGGGTGATTCTTCGTTAGACAACGAACAGCGCCACTGGGTTAACCTGATCCAGGACTCAGTCGACCATATGCTGCTGATCATCAATGACGTGCTCGATATCGCCAAGATCGAAGCTGGTCATATGTCATTGAATCCACAGCGCGTCATGATTGCACCCATATTGATTCGCTTGGTTGAACAATTTGTCCCGCAGGTACGTAACGACTCGGTGCAATTGGATGTGTACATTGACCCGCACACGCCCGCCGAGATTGAATTGGATTCCATACGGTTACGGCAAATCCTGACAAATTTCCTCAGCAACGCCGTTAAATTCACCGACAATGGCAAAATCAGCCTGAAAGTGCGAACCCAGAACGACCGACTACAGTTTGTCGTGCGTGATACCGGCATCGGCATTTCACCCGACAAACTGCCGCAGGTGTTCAGCGAATATGAGCAAGCGGGTAAAGACATCGCAACACACTATGGCGGTACGGGGCTCGGCCTGTCGATCAGCCGTCGCCTAGCAACCTTGATGGGCGGCAAGGTGTGGGCAGAAAGCCAACCCGGCCGGGGCAGTGCGTTCTTTCTCGAGTTGCCATTAGTGACCGAGACGGATGCATTGGTTTTTGGCCCAGCAGGCCAGCTTTCAGGCCATGTTATTGCGGTCAACCTGACCAACGCGTTGGCGGCATTACGGTGTCAGGAATTGCTGCACTGGGCCGGTGCAAAACTGATTCCACCTGAGCAAGATATTCATCCCGCCGAACTCGTGATTACCGACCATGACCCCGAACGCTGGCCGTCCAATGACACCCTGCCGGTGCCTGTGGTGTGGTTGGGTGGCCGTCCGCGTGATGGCTCAGCGGCGCATTTCCATCATCTAGCCTTGCCGGTTAATGGCCTCAACCTACTCAATATCTGCCAGAGTGCATTGAACCATACCGACGCGGACAATGAACTTAAGGCCACCACTTCCGCGACCACGGCTGCTGACCTCAAAGGCACGATACTGCTGGCCGACGACAACAACGTCAACCTGATAGTAACAGAGAAAATTCTGAGCACCTTTGGCGTGCAAGTCATTACCGCGAGCAATGGTGAGGCCGCGGTAGACGCCTATATACACTATCGCGATGAGATTGATTTGATATTGATGGATGTCGAAATGCCGGTGTTGGATGGGCTCAGCGCCACGGCCATCATTCGACGCTTAGCGGAAGGCCGTACTTTG
It contains:
- a CDS encoding MFS transporter produces the protein MKKQLNILNLKYSVQMLWFPCIFGLILLQGIVSFFIVMHISLETDARNFLPLVSTLAIAPGIYFSFFSGKLIDKLGERHVVLSFLSIYLIAAFYVTHLGSRSEITLIALLAFVFIQSIVSSTLVIAITSMIPKLFSKGKLRLTYAAYSFISGSAMTFSPAIAGIFYGSIELKETFTTLFLFTLLFLLFTILYMPKANNERKKYSTKLLYYFNELMTSGLYRLSFYYLVLNTLNGVTIILIPLYIIKLMNNDHIALALVSSAIAFSSLIGIAFSAKSFPVSNHKVIALTTIAGAILGRIFLPLASEVIIICLLVAFRSIALEVGNMANQMEWIEHTNTDNRAGMLGLRRLFGQGLFPIASLALSLTLVVGGYDLELGTISKIFIVSGVLELCVSIYFLKVIKDSGTYEASTSVDEREAA
- a CDS encoding ribonuclease J is translated as MTPRSSDLWFLPLGGCGEIGMNFNLYGHDGQWLIVDCGVTFERPSILDPASGLETRIEAADPKFIADRNDQIAGMIITHAHEDHIGAVPYLWDRLRCPVYATPFTAEILRRKLSEVGLAGRVPVHIIELGGRHQVGVFNIEWLNLTHSIPEPSGILIRTPAGTVFHTADWKIDHNPVLGEPFDAAPYRALAAEGIDAMVCDSTNATLPGWSASEGDLHAGIQHYVASAPGRVIVACFASNLARLLTLLHVARATERSVVLLGRSLHNMLGAARSVGLWDDDSVLVRSRDMGYLPRDKTLVIATGSQGEPRAALSRLALNNHPDMTLDIGDRVIFSSKVIPGNEQDIQRLVKRLEILGVEVIASETAEHPIHASGHPAQDELSVMYEWVKPHLAIPVHGEAQHMKANAAVAKASGVPRQLTGSNGDLFMIAPLRGVRRQVVKPGRVVIERQ
- the hemE gene encoding uroporphyrinogen decarboxylase, with the translated sequence MAELQNDRFLRALLRQPVDRTPIWMMRQAGRYLPEYRATRAQAGDFMSLCKNHELACEVTMQPLRRYPLDAAILFSDILTIPDAMGLGLYFETGEGPKFKHVVRDRATVDALPTLKADVDLDYVMRAVSTIRQELNGKVPLIGFSGSPWTLATYMIEGGSSKDYQNAKAMLYNEPETLHALLAKLADAVTDYLNAQIRAGAQAVQIFDSWGGALAHNAYLEFSLAYMQRIVNGLIREYDGRTVPVILFTKGGGQWLEAMADTGADALGLDWTTDLGQARARVGDRVALQGNMDPAVLYAKPEQIRAEVARILASYGNGTGHVFNLGHGITPGVDPEHAKAFIEAVVELGPQYHR
- a CDS encoding ACP phosphodiesterase; this translates as MSARVGLYEHDMNYLAHLYFSDLTPDSCVGQLLPDCMPPRALPEHINPELALHIRLHQFIDRFTDQHDEVIALRQRFEPPYRRFAGVLIDVFFDHVLARDWSDWHHEPIEAFSTQVYTALEQYQGPENERLQALRLALITHRWLPGYAYPLGMQRALEGLNRRSRFDTPLAQAHTLLPELYPELAERFSRFFPALCEAVHTERSKLS
- a CDS encoding ATP-binding protein, translated to MNDEHPPNNSDDGVAPGSANFVARISHELRSPMNAILGFSELLGDSSLDNEQRHWVNLIQDSVDHMLLIINDVLDIAKIEAGHMSLNPQRVMIAPILIRLVEQFVPQVRNDSVQLDVYIDPHTPAEIELDSIRLRQILTNFLSNAVKFTDNGKISLKVRTQNDRLQFVVRDTGIGISPDKLPQVFSEYEQAGKDIATHYGGTGLGLSISRRLATLMGGKVWAESQPGRGSAFFLELPLVTETDALVFGPAGQLSGHVIAVNLTNALAALRCQELLHWAGAKLIPPEQDIHPAELVITDHDPERWPSNDTLPVPVVWLGGRPRDGSAAHFHHLALPVNGLNLLNICQSALNHTDADNELKATTSATTAADLKGTILLADDNNVNLIVTEKILSTFGVQVITASNGEAAVDAYIHYRDEIDLILMDVEMPVLDGLSATAIIRRLAEGRTLPIIALTGNALQKNIQECYDGGMDDHLTKPVSKSTLYYMLKRWLSGG